agccagaaccactcgactcagaaccagatccctgtggacgcatcccatcttagtcgcagagttcatTGATCTGGAtaatcaacagaatcaagcagacgaaagatagaacacaacaagtaagagcgtgctaagttcggccgggccgaatcttatataccctccaccattgatcgcatttgtcgagttctatgcgcggtatctcttttaagacaaacatcgaatattgaataagaactcttatgctattgaagctatatcaagttatagtccgattcggaccataaatgaatgttgaacattgtagaagtcattgtgtaatatttcagatcattcggataagaattgcggcttataaggcctcaagaagcaaaatcgggagataggtttatatgggagctatatcaagctattgatcgattcagactatattagacacgtacgtggaaggtcatgagagaagccgttgaacaaaatttcagccaaatcggatgacatttgtgccctctagaggttcaagaagtcaagatcccagatcggtttatatgacagctatatcaggttctattccgatttacgccatacttacgcctcatgcctcctcaaccaaatcggatgagaattgcgcgctctattggctcaagaagtcaagatccaagatcggtttatatgacagctataccagattatgaaccgatttgaatcatacctagctcgtttgttgaaagtgataccaaaacactacttgcaaaatttcagttaaatcggacgagaactgcgccatttagaggctcaagaagtcaagatccaagatcggtttatatggcagctatatcaaaacatggaccgattataactatactaagcgtagttgttggaaatacaaaatttcagccaaatcggatgagaattgcgccctctagaggttcaagaagtcaagatcccagatcggtttatatggcagctatatcaggttctataccgatttaccccatacagttattggaagtcataacaaaacacctcatgcaaaatttcagccaaatcggatgagaattgcgcgctctattgggtcaagaagtcaagatccaagatgggtttatatgacagctataccagattacgaaccgatttgaatcatacctagcacatttgttgaaagtgataccaacacactacgtgcaaaatttcagttaaatcggatgagaattacttcctctaaaggctcaagaagtcaagatccacgatcggtttatatgacagctatatcaaaacatggaccgatttaaaccatactaagcgtagttgttggaagtgctaccgaaacactacgtgcaaaatttcaataaaatgggaggagaagtgcgccctctagaggctcaagaagtcaagaccctagatcggtttatatggcagctatatcaaaacatggaccgatttggcccatttacaataccaataccGACCTACacggctagctttatttctccgaaatttagcgttctttcgacagacagacggacgattacgaatatatatactttatggggtcttagtatatccccatcctgtggtggtgggtataacaaactgctacaaccaAAATAACGAGTTCTCCATAGATTGGACCACATATTTACCTTGCTTAACCTTTATGCTATTCGAAATTAAACACAATCCCGAACattattttcattgaatttcattaattttttgtattgaatttgtttcaaacttaaaatcgaataatacaTGATTTGTCCTTTTATTTCTCTATCGAACATATTTAAAAGTCCTTTTCTAGAAGAATATAAGCCTTAAATGATTACTTTGTATTCTATATGTATGCGTCGAATATGAATGTGATGAATGGGTGTTTCTATGTGAAAGTGTATAAATAACAAAGTAAAAGCTTTAAAATAAGCATTAAAACTATATGAGTAACTTATATTAATAAAAGTCTTCTGTTTGAAAGGTATGTATGGCTATACCATTAAGCGAGTTTACGGCTCTGAAAACTTTCAAAGTTTAAGAGAGTCTTCTCCATGGAATGATTCGTGGGTATTTTGTATTGAAATAAATTTGTGATGGaatgttaaaaagaaaaaagaaaataataaattatttttgtaaaaatcaatCATCCTCTTCCTCATCTGTCAATTGAGGCATGGGCATGTGTAGAGTCATAAGTTCGTTGTTGCCATTCATTAGTGGAGCGGGGCTTTCGACTTCGTCATTGTCATTGGAGGAATCCGATGAGGAGTCACtatcatcctcatcatcatcatcgtcgtcgtcatcatcatcagatCCCGCCGATTGTGATTGTTCGTCGTGGAGTTGCATTTGTAGTTGAAGCTCCTGCTGTTGATGGTGCAACTCAATTGCCCTGTCATCGTCTTGTTCCTCTGCCTGATGATAGTTTTCTGATTCGTTTTCTCTCTCTTCGGTTTCTGCGTTCTCTTGGGCATTTAATTCATGTTCAGCATGTGTATGATGTTCCTGAGCGAGGTCTTCCTCGGAATACATAATATTTTCCAGTTCCGGTTCATTTTGTTCCTGCTCAGCCTCGGCATATTCCATATCTGCAACATTGGAATTGTCTTCGGGACTAGGCTCCAAGTTCTGGGATTCTCGTCTTACTTTGTGGTAACGCTGGGATTTTTCCTCCATGATAGCCTCTTTGAGATTGGTTGCATTTTCGCTCTCCTCTTCTCTTCTGCTAGCACCTAAGGTACCCACAAGTTCCTTAACCGACCTCATAATTTCAAAAGTCTGAATTTGGAAAGTCTCCATAATCATGCGATCTTGTTGCATTTGGAATTCGTGTTCTCTTTGCATCAATTCTTGTTGCTTGTTAAAGAAATCCTTCATCATTTGCGTCTGAACTTTTCTCAGTGTAGTACTGAAGTCAACAATGACACTCTGCAAGAGTTTGCCATAGCCATGGTCTTGTCTCTGTGGCCGTTTTGGACCCATTTCGGGTGTAGGACCAAAATCATTAGGGAGTTTTCTTAATTTCGTTGGACCCGCATGACCTTGAGGACAATCAAGTCTTCGCTTACGATGGATACCATTGTGATAAATACTGCCATTGTCTTGCATAAACGAATGACCGCTTGTCGAGGGTCCATCGTCATATCTACTGGGGGTATGGGGGGGTGAAAAGGACTCATCCAAATCGGGTATTAGCCGATCAGGTCTTAAGGAGTAGGGAGTTTTACGCATTGGCACTTGCTTAAGCTTTGGGTAGCTAGGTGAGGGTGTGGAGGACGATCGATTCGATTGCATGTCTTTAAGTAAACGCATGGAATGGATGTGGCCGTGAATTTGACTGGGCTGCGTCGTTGGTTTTGGCAAAAGCTTGGGTTGTGAGTATTTCGTTGAACCACTAGTGGCTGCACAGTTCTTTGTCATTGGGTCGGTAAGTGAGGAAAGATTGGCGATGCGTATGGGGCGAGGTTGTGGAGGCATTGTAAGAGGTGGTGGCGGCCGACTGCTGGCTGCCAAAGCATTTGTTGCATGGGCGGTCTTGCTGGCGAATGGAGCCACTCGCAATGGGGGCATTTGGGCATTGATACGCGGTGTAGGTGAATGTTGGCGACCATTTGGCGTTGAAGTAATCATTGAAAGACTTTTTGGTGGTCGTCCCCGACCGCGATATGGTATTTCCAGAACTTTCTTCGACTGATTTGCTGGAATGGCATTTTCTTGTTTGTCTTTCTGTGGCGGTTTCTCGAAAACTTCTTTCAATGACTTTTTATCTGGCACTATTTTTTCATTGTTATTCTCGATAGCATCGTAGCCTgaaaagaaaaatgcaaaattttgaaattataaAGAATGTATAGCCAAAAACGTTAAAAAAAACGCAACTCGCATAAGATCCGAAGGCTTGTTTATCATAGCACTTAATCAAACAgaaatgaaccaactaaggggcgtgtTATGGTAAATAATTAGAGATttagtaagtagcacggaactcctaacttagattttctttttttataacctaaaccactactgtggtacagggtattataactttgtgaatttgtttgtaacacccaaaaggaagagagatagacccattgataagtataccgatcgactcagaatcactttctgattcgatttagcaatgtctgtctgtctgtccgtccgtctgtccatctgttcatgttaatttgtgtacaaagtacaggttgccgttttcatccgatcgttttcaaatttttcagacctggatatatctctcatatatatgttcgtccgattttcagtaataatgcaataaaatagtcatttgttaaccgattctctcgaaatttggcaggaagaatttttttacgactctcgaccggtgaatttcatggaaatcggtttagatttagaaatagctgtcatatatatatatatatatatatatatatatcacctgattttaacttctagagccataGCAAGcgcatcttgccaaaattttgcaaaacgcctttctcgacgactgccacagtatctgaggagttcgctcgaaatcggttcagatttagatatagctgccatatacatgttcgtccgattttgagaaatattgtaaaaaggggatcatttgttatccgattctgtccaAATTTAGcgaaaacgattttcttatgactctcaatattactggtgaagttcatagaaatcggccagatttagatatagctgtcatatatgtatatcgccagattttcaccccaagagccactgcaagcgcattgtttgaccaatcttgccaacattttgcacaacgtttccTAGACGACTACCACACTATCTGAGAAGTCGGCTcggaattggttcagaattagatatagctctcatatatatgttcgtcagattttgggtaatttgctatgatgtggtcatttgtcaactgtagttttacagtttgaacatatttgcgcgctgaggtccatcaaaattggttcagaattggatataggtcccacattgtacttatagggtaggtgtagggtattatacagtcggcaccgcccgaattttgcccttccttgCTGGTTTCATTCCCGTCGGTCTATAACTGGTATAGCTCGCATGGTTTAAGTTtagtttttagtatttagatcgcacaacaagccgattactgacttagatgtatgtccaaagtgacatggagcggattaaGATCCCCAAACTAACCtaactaaatcgagagatcggtctatatggcagctatatccaaatctggaccggccaaatagaagaaggatgtcgaagggcctaacacaagtcactgtcccaaatttcggtgacatcggacaataaatgcgccttttatgggcccaaaaccttaaatatagagatccgtctatatggcagctatatccaaatctggaccgatataagcCAATTTAAGaaaagatgtcgaatggcctaaggcaactcatagtcccaaatttcaaaataatcggataataaatgtggtttttatgggcctaagactctaaatcggtagatcggtctatatggcagctatatccaaattgcagaagtatgtagaGGGGTTTAtttgaactcactgtcccaaatttcggtgacatcggacaataaatgcgccttttatgggcccaaaaccttaaatagagagatccgtctatatggcagctatatccaaatctggaccgatctgggccaaactgaagaagaatgtcgaagggcctaacacaactcactgtcccaaatttcagcaaaattggataataaatgtggcttttatgggcctaagatcctacatcaacggatcggtctatatggggctatatcaagatatagtccaatatagtcaATCTttgaacttgacctgcttatggacaaaaaaagaatctgtgcaaagtttcagctcaatatctctactttaaagactgtagcgtgatttcaacagacaatcggacagacggacggacatgactagatcgtcttatatttttacgctgatcaagaatatatatattttatagggtcggaaatgaatatttcgatgggttgcaaatggaatgactaaatgaatatacccccatccttcggtggtgggtataaaaaagtcattaaaagatttttgtcaaaatgaaaATAGTTGCTAATTTTATACCTGTATCACTGGGCTCGCTTTTAACCAGACCCATCTCTAAGCCAAATGATTGTGTGCTTTCATTTTGTTCCGTgctgtttaccgattgggtatTATCTGGACCAACACTTCCACTACAATCGGCAGCATTGAGTGTTGTGCTTCCGCCGGCGGCACTGGAATTATCACCATCCATTGATCCGGCTGTAGAATTTCCATTTTCATTCAATCCCTGATAGTAGTTAGAGATCATTTGGTGGAGAACATTGAAgatttcctgtggtatcatacgCGGCACCACGCCGTTACGGCGCGATGTCATATAGgtgctttttaaaaatttccatttggtcCATATCTGTACGTGTGACTTCTTGACAAAACCATTTTTGTGCATTATCACCTCAATGTCCTTGAATATATTTTCACTTTTCACAGTTTTGTCATTGAGTTTTTCCAGAGCGTTGGTCTGTTGCATTATGCAGAGCATTTCCATGACTTCATCGTTGCGCCAGAGATTCCGTTCATTTCGCTCTCTAGCTGAACCATTTTGGCTGTGACTTAACATTTCTTGCTTAGAAATGGGTGTAAGGAGTGCATCGACATCGCCAATGACTCCAGTTCCAGCAGCGGCTGTTTTGAGTAGTTTATTGATGTGGTTATGTTGCGGCATCTTCTTAAATATCGGTTTAACCTCAAGACCAGAATTGTTGAATTCCATCATGGATATAATATTGGCATCGGAATGTCGTGATTGTGGCAATAGCATGATAAGAGTTTTAAATGTGCTGGGCCTTCACTTTTGGAATGTCttgatatccaaaatctgaAAGAAAAGATAAATGTAAGGTtagaaattttgcgaaaatattgaatattgttATGATCTATTACATGATTGTAAAGAATCGGCATAGGTACCAAAATTCAGCCACAGTTGTCTTCTCAACTCGATTAAAGGAGCGATCAAGAGTAtggaaatgctactgaagccaaaaaaTGCGGCATAGCGACGCAGCGAGCGAAGGAAAGAATTCCTCCGATAGCATTTCCTGGCGAAACATGGTGAATCGAGAAGTTATAGAGCTAGAATGAAGTTTTGGGAATTCTACCAatgaaacagcgaaacgataGTCTTGCagggacaaaacaagtaaaagcgtgctaagttcggccgggccgaatcttatataccctccaccatggaccgcatttgtcgagttcttttctcggtgtctctttttaggcaaaaaaggaaaggaaatgaTAAAAGACAACAATTgctatcctattggagctatatcaagtatggtccgattcggaatggaatgaatgttggagaccacagtagaagtcattgtgaaaaatttcagccaaatcgaataaggatttcgccctttaggggctcaaaaagtaaaatagggagatcgttttataggcgAGCTGTattagtttatagaccaattcggaccgtatgtgacacgtatgttgaaggtcatgggagaatccgttgtacaaaatttaacccaaatcggataataattgcgccctacagagtctcaagaagtcaagattccagatcgaattatatggcagctatatcaggttatggaccgatttgaatcatactttgcacagttgttgaaagtcataaggaaacacgtcgttcaaaattttagtgaaatcggataggatttgcgccttctaaaagctcaagaagtcaagactccagatcggtttatacaacaGCTATATCTGATCATGTatcgatttcagccaaatcggataataattgcgtgctctagtggctcaagattcaagatcggtttatatggcagctatattaggttatggaccgatttgaaccatatttggcacagttttagccaaatcggataggaattgcaccctcgaGAGAaaacactggcgctgcataacttaccacagaccatcCAATTGGTTTGTTTGTGggcaacaaggtttctttgtcagcactccAAGTGCTGCCGACAAGTAACcgaggtaaggtttaagtggcagtctaccatcagaaggaagatggcttctagttttagatttttacgctgatcaagaatatatatactttatagggtcggaaatggatatttcgatgtgttgcaaacggaatgacaaaatgaatataccgtcggtggtgggtataaaaatacatatttataaaatgaaaatgttttcaaaaaaatcgctctttttttacaaaaaacttTGGAAGGcaaatagttttatttaaaatacttaGCTATTTCCCACTGTAGGACATATGGAGGAGGAGAAAATCTTTAACCCCACCGAAGGCCGCGAATTTTTTCCAACTTTGGAaggtaaatttatttaaaataacaataaaaatttcgtatatTTTTCTAATAGGGGTCAAAATTCTCAAGACTCCATATGTCCCcgggttaaaattttgaacatttgactacatattcgtaatctaataatcaatacctttcatttgatacccatattgcctaggtcgAACTACCTCCCTCCGATTTTGGCCCCTAGGGGACCGGATTTTGGCCTCTAGGGGGTCCACGGACCCGAGCCCCAAAAACGGACTACATATTCGGGTTCCTGGGGACAAAATTAGGGGGTATgccaaaaattagatttttttgcgAACTACCCCGTAAAATACAGTTTTGCCCCGATTTCCAACAATTTCAATATGTTTTCGTCCCCAGGCAAAAAATAtttctgtgctaaattttaagaaaatccgaTCAAATATGCGATCTTTACTATATACATGCATTAACAGGGACAgacaatgggtctatctcctcTCTACttagttataatatcctgtttttgctgttgcagcagtgtgttgtacactgaggcggctgcCCTTGTCGCTAAagtactccatcgggtcaacccGGTACATGCAACACAgtagtgttgtagggtataatgagacCATTTCTGATTTCTCTTGACACTCACTGTATGTAAACATTCACAAATAGGGTGCCATCTAGCAACTAATTTGTAAATAGCAACGTACTGAATATGGATTTTCATACGGTTTTCATTGTCAATAGGGGAAAATTAATATTTGCGGCAACGCCAAATGTACCACATTGAAGAAttttaacatttaatttttaaaacaatatgaataaatatttcaaacattcaacatttatttacaatttttacagacaaaacaaaacaaaacacacacacagccgAACATGAAACGAATGGTCATAGTTATTTGTTTAGTGAGTAGGTAAGAGCACAAAGCTAAATGACATTTGGAGAGAACCGATTCATTGTCTCTCTTTGTGGTGGTGCGCCAAAAATCGTCGTAAATATTCTCTTGCAAAGTTAATTACACGTGATTTTTTCCAACAAAAAGCAACCGAGAGAGAAGGCACACAAgagtatttgaaaaaaaaaacaaccacgaAATATGGAAGTAAAatagattttcattttttcacAATTACAATCCATGTTTTTTTAGTCGCAACAATGCAAAATGTAATCTAAAACTCACTTACATATATATAATAATGCACTCataatttccaacattttgcttttttaacactttGAATCCAGCAAATTATGtagataaataatttaaaataaaaaaaaaataatctcaaTACCACAGTGGTTGAAAACCCACCGACAACGATGAATACAATAACCGAAATGTTTTGAGAAAACTTCGAAACCAGAGAGCAACCTAGAGGGCTGCCAACAATCGCCACCACCACCTAAAAGCTGAGCAACCAGGCGGGGGGCTGCGAACTAACATTTCAATACTGGTCGTAATGAAAGAACAGTTTTtgagaaattaagaaaaaaaaaaacaaaaaacaccaaCACACAGAACAGAACAGAGCGAAGAAACTGAATGACAACGAGGAGAGTACGAAAACTTTGAACGAAACATAGTAGTTAAATAAGATTTGACGAATATGACAATTAGTTTTGAGAAATACACACAAATATTatataatttcaatttaaatgttTGCGATTGTgattcatcatgacatttttcaAAGATATGAGGAAATACTTAgttgaaaaaaatatgttgacTTATTGATTTTATACGAAAATGTCTTACTACTTCGTCATAGGTAGatttacggccttattcacaaaacttaataaagtcttaaaataggtttatatgacagttccataaaggaaatctgtcaaataaacctatttcaaatctacattaaattttgtaaataaggccgttaatattttaaaaatgcttGCCGCTTAAATTAGCTTACACAACTAAATGTTTGTCCATTATTAAATTATCTCATTTTCATTACGTTCCTCCAAAACTTTTGCTGGCGTTGCTTGGCCATGAGTTCCCAAACTGTTAAACTTAAAGTAAAACTGCAGCAGTAGATGTCGATTGAAAATAGGTCGAATGAGTCATTTGAttgtagaacaagtaaaaaggtgttaagttcggccgggccgaactttggatacccaccacctcgggtatatatgtgaacaacatttcgtcaaaatccagtgaaaaatgcattcattatgccccatagtagctatatagacatatcatccgatttagaccaaatgcttataagtacaagtcattgttcaaccgagacatctgtctatatggtagctatatccaaatctagttcgatctgagccaaattgaagacaaacatcgaagggcccaatacaactcactgtcccaaatttc
This Stomoxys calcitrans chromosome 2, idStoCalc2.1, whole genome shotgun sequence DNA region includes the following protein-coding sequences:
- the LOC106081641 gene encoding uncharacterized protein LOC106081641, with amino-acid sequence MLLPQSRHSDANIISMMEFNNSGLEVKPIFKKMPQHNHINKLLKTAAAGTGVIGDVDALLTPISKQEMLSHSQNGSARERNERNLWRNDEVMEMLCIMQQTNALEKLNDKTVKSENIFKDIEVIMHKNGFVKKSHVQIWTKWKFLKSTYMTSRRNGVVPRMIPQEIFNVLHQMISNYYQGLNENGNSTAGSMDGDNSSAAGGSTTLNAADCSGSVGPDNTQSVNSTEQNESTQSFGLEMGLVKSEPSDTGYDAIENNNEKIVPDKKSLKEVFEKPPQKDKQENAIPANQSKKVLEIPYRGRGRPPKSLSMITSTPNGRQHSPTPRINAQMPPLRVAPFASKTAHATNALAASSRPPPPLTMPPQPRPIRIANLSSLTDPMTKNCAATSGSTKYSQPKLLPKPTTQPSQIHGHIHSMRLLKDMQSNRSSSTPSPSYPKLKQVPMRKTPYSLRPDRLIPDLDESFSPPHTPSRYDDGPSTSGHSFMQDNGSIYHNGIHRKRRLDCPQGHAGPTKLRKLPNDFGPTPEMGPKRPQRQDHGYGKLLQSVIVDFSTTLRKVQTQMMKDFFNKQQELMQREHEFQMQQDRMIMETFQIQTFEIMRSVKELVGTLGASRREEESENATNLKEAIMEEKSQRYHKVRRESQNLEPSPEDNSNVADMEYAEAEQEQNEPELENIMYSEEDLAQEHHTHAEHELNAQENAETEERENESENYHQAEEQDDDRAIELHHQQQELQLQMQLHDEQSQSAGSDDDDDDDDDDEDDSDSSSDSSNDNDEVESPAPLMNGNNELMTLHMPMPQLTDEEEDD